The Mycobacterium paragordonae genome includes a region encoding these proteins:
- a CDS encoding PE family protein — protein MSYVVASPDLLSGAASNLTGLGAALERANAAAAASTTELLSAAQDEVSTAIAALFGDHGQAYQAVSAEAASFHSRFIQALSSGASAYTAAEAAAASPLQPLIDLINQPTEVLFGRPLIGDGADGVDGTGAAGKPGGYLYGNGGRGGSGAAGQAGGAGGSAGLIGHGGAGGAGGNSATGAGGAGGAGGNGGWLYGNGGAGGAGGNNTAGVGTGGLGGVGGAARLIGSGGAGGAGGSSVSADGAAGAAGGGGGLLYGNAGSGGAGGSATGTGAGGAGGAGANAGLFGNAGFGGDGGDGTLLGAGGAGGSGGNAVLGIAGSGGAGGDAAGTGAGGAGGIGGNAWLVGLGGHGGAGGSSVGADAGAGGSGGAAVLIGYGGNGGTGGVSLAGFGGAGGAGAAGGLLIGSGGVGGNGGANLGGNGAGGAGGAGGNAYLLGEGGSGGAGASSATGVGGAGGAGANGGYLIGTGGSGGHGGSTTFLNGTAGNGGTAGNAWLFGRGGIGGSGGSSTSGLGGNGANGGNAGFLLGNGGGGGNGGGGGAGDGIGGGGGNSWLFGNGGHGGNGVIGGTAGRAGFLIGNGGDGGTARAGANGGLLFGDGGNGGNGGIELPSDGGAGGRSWLLGSGGHGGAGSAGLSTVADGNGWAGGNGGAAGLLFGFGGNGGSGGAGLVTIAGSGNGGAGGAGGDAGWIWGIGGDGGTGGAGGSGTFLATAGHGGVGGNGGIARIFGTGGHGGAGGSGGDHNVSTAAGAGGQGGNAGGSGFIYGNGAYGGAGGAGGAGGINATGGAGGNGGAGASTFLLGDGGAGGAGGAAGDGNNAAGAGAAGGSGGVAGNSGFIFGNGGAGGVGGAGGDNQSQQPGGPGGNGGGGGNATFIGNGGNGGGGGSGGTGVPAGTTGAGGGGGRGGFFGQPGTAG, from the coding sequence ATGTCGTATGTAGTTGCATCGCCGGACCTACTGTCGGGCGCCGCGTCGAATCTGACCGGCCTCGGGGCCGCGCTGGAGCGCGCCAACGCGGCCGCGGCGGCCTCCACCACCGAGCTGCTGTCCGCGGCGCAGGACGAGGTGTCGACCGCCATCGCCGCACTGTTCGGCGACCATGGCCAGGCCTACCAGGCGGTCAGCGCGGAAGCCGCGTCCTTCCACAGCCGGTTCATCCAGGCCCTGTCCTCGGGCGCGAGTGCGTACACCGCCGCCGAGGCCGCCGCCGCGTCCCCGCTGCAGCCGCTGATCGACCTGATCAACCAGCCGACCGAGGTGCTGTTCGGACGGCCGCTGATCGGTGACGGCGCCGACGGGGTCGACGGGACCGGTGCCGCCGGTAAACCGGGTGGCTACCTGTACGGCAACGGCGGTAGAGGCGGATCGGGCGCGGCCGGTCAGGCCGGCGGGGCCGGCGGTTCGGCCGGATTGATCGGCCACGGCGGCGCCGGCGGCGCCGGCGGGAACTCGGCGACGGGTGCCGGCGGGGCCGGTGGGGCCGGCGGCAACGGCGGCTGGTTGTACGGCAACGGCGGCGCCGGCGGGGCTGGCGGGAACAACACCGCCGGCGTGGGCACTGGCGGCCTCGGCGGGGTCGGTGGCGCCGCCCGCCTGATCGGCAGTGGCGGCGCCGGCGGGGCCGGCGGGTCGAGTGTCAGCGCCGATGGCGCGGCGGGCGCGGCCGGTGGCGGCGGCGGGCTGCTGTACGGCAACGCCGGTTCGGGCGGGGCCGGCGGCAGCGCTACCGGCACCGGAGCCGGTGGGGCCGGCGGCGCCGGCGCCAACGCCGGATTGTTCGGCAACGCCGGATTCGGCGGCGACGGCGGTGACGGCACCCTGCTCGGCGCGGGCGGCGCGGGCGGGTCCGGCGGCAACGCCGTCCTGGGCATCGCGGGCTCGGGTGGAGCCGGCGGCGACGCCGCCGGGACGGGTGCCGGCGGCGCCGGGGGCATCGGCGGCAATGCCTGGCTGGTGGGGCTGGGCGGACATGGTGGTGCCGGCGGCAGCAGCGTGGGCGCCGACGCCGGGGCCGGCGGCTCCGGCGGGGCCGCGGTGCTGATCGGCTACGGCGGTAATGGCGGTACCGGCGGCGTCAGCCTGGCCGGCTTCGGTGGCGCCGGGGGCGCGGGAGCAGCCGGTGGTCTGTTGATCGGCAGCGGGGGCGTCGGCGGCAACGGCGGCGCCAACCTGGGCGGTAACGGCGCGGGCGGGGCCGGCGGGGCCGGCGGCAATGCATATCTCCTCGGCGAGGGCGGCTCCGGCGGTGCTGGGGCCAGCAGTGCGACCGGGGTCGGCGGTGCCGGCGGCGCCGGAGCAAACGGCGGCTACCTGATCGGCACCGGCGGGTCCGGCGGCCACGGCGGCTCGACGACCTTCCTCAACGGCACCGCAGGCAACGGCGGCACGGCAGGCAACGCCTGGCTGTTCGGCCGGGGCGGCATCGGCGGCAGCGGCGGGAGCAGCACCAGCGGCCTCGGCGGCAACGGCGCGAACGGCGGAAATGCCGGATTCCTGCTCGGCAACGGCGGCGGCGGCGGGAACGGCGGAGGCGGCGGCGCGGGCGACGGCATCGGCGGTGGCGGCGGGAACTCCTGGCTGTTCGGCAATGGCGGGCATGGCGGCAATGGCGTGATCGGCGGCACCGCGGGCCGGGCCGGGTTCTTGATCGGCAACGGCGGTGACGGCGGCACCGCGCGGGCCGGCGCCAACGGCGGCCTGTTGTTCGGCGACGGCGGCAACGGCGGCAATGGCGGAATCGAACTGCCCTCCGACGGCGGTGCCGGGGGCAGGTCCTGGCTGCTGGGCAGCGGCGGCCACGGCGGCGCGGGCAGTGCCGGGTTGTCCACCGTCGCCGACGGCAACGGGTGGGCCGGCGGCAACGGCGGCGCCGCCGGACTGCTGTTCGGCTTCGGCGGGAACGGCGGCAGCGGCGGTGCCGGACTGGTCACCATCGCCGGTTCCGGCAACGGCGGCGCCGGGGGCGCCGGCGGTGACGCGGGCTGGATCTGGGGCATCGGCGGAGACGGCGGCACGGGCGGCGCCGGCGGGAGCGGCACCTTCCTCGCGACGGCCGGCCACGGCGGCGTCGGCGGCAACGGCGGCATCGCCCGCATCTTCGGCACCGGCGGCCACGGCGGCGCCGGCGGTAGCGGCGGCGACCACAACGTCAGCACGGCCGCGGGTGCCGGCGGCCAGGGCGGCAATGCCGGTGGCAGCGGTTTCATCTACGGAAACGGCGCCTACGGCGGCGCCGGTGGCGCCGGCGGGGCGGGCGGTATCAACGCCACCGGCGGCGCGGGCGGTAACGGCGGCGCCGGCGCGTCGACGTTCCTACTCGGCGACGGCGGGGCCGGTGGGGCCGGCGGCGCGGCCGGTGACGGGAACAACGCCGCCGGGGCGGGCGCGGCAGGTGGGTCCGGTGGCGTCGCCGGCAACAGCGGATTCATCTTCGGTAACGGCGGGGCCGGGGGCGTCGGCGGCGCCGGCGGCGACAACCAGAGCCAGCAGCCCGGCGGACCCGGCGGCAACGGTGGTGGCGGCGGCAACGCCACCTTCATCGGCAACGGCGGCAACGGCGGCGGTGGCGGCTCGGGCGGTACCGGCGTTCCGGCCGGAACCACCGGCGCAGGTGGCGGCGGAGGTCGCGGCGGCTTCTTCGGGCAGCCCGGCACTGCGGGGTAG
- a CDS encoding CoA transferase, whose amino-acid sequence MAYLTGLPGPEFHAPDFSRAGVLEHARRLAPEAATWLTGRAALLGLTRAGRVSAGGATQLLAARDGWCAITLSRPDDVAAVPALLSADTVADPWPALRRWVATRPATQIVERAALLDIPAAVLGETAAASPRVRETGPRERLNGPAGLLVADLSSMWAGPLCGQLLARAGATVVKVESPARPDGTRAGNPKFFDWINGSKLSYCLDFDRQAGELRDLLTVADVVIEGSRPDALARRRLGPDDIPPRAGRTWLRITGHGPQSRRPAFGDDAAVAGGLVGRFVRGGPVFCGDAIADPLTGLEAARAVLDSLHRGGGELIEVAMAAVAATYAAVPTCPARSDQPVCAPQAPDVAGVAAVLGADNDAVRHLVAERRCLSC is encoded by the coding sequence ATGGCCTACCTCACCGGTCTGCCCGGCCCCGAATTCCACGCGCCCGACTTCTCCCGCGCCGGCGTGCTCGAACACGCCCGCCGTCTTGCTCCCGAGGCGGCCACCTGGCTGACGGGGCGCGCCGCGCTGCTCGGGCTCACCCGGGCCGGGCGGGTGTCGGCCGGCGGCGCCACCCAGCTGCTGGCGGCGCGCGACGGCTGGTGCGCGATCACCCTGTCCCGTCCCGACGACGTCGCCGCCGTCCCCGCATTGTTGTCGGCCGACACGGTCGCGGACCCGTGGCCGGCGTTGCGCCGCTGGGTTGCGACCCGCCCGGCGACCCAGATCGTCGAACGCGCGGCGCTGCTGGACATCCCCGCGGCCGTGCTGGGGGAGACCGCCGCGGCGTCGCCGCGGGTGCGCGAGACGGGGCCGCGGGAACGGCTGAACGGCCCGGCCGGACTGCTGGTGGCCGACCTGTCCTCGATGTGGGCCGGTCCGTTGTGCGGGCAGTTGCTGGCCCGGGCGGGCGCTACCGTCGTCAAGGTGGAAAGTCCCGCCCGGCCCGACGGCACCCGGGCCGGCAACCCGAAGTTCTTCGACTGGATCAATGGCTCGAAGCTGTCCTACTGCCTGGACTTCGACCGGCAGGCCGGCGAGTTGCGGGACCTGCTGACGGTCGCCGACGTCGTGATCGAAGGTTCGCGGCCCGACGCGCTGGCGCGCCGGCGCCTGGGACCGGACGACATCCCGCCGCGAGCCGGCCGGACGTGGCTGCGGATAACCGGTCACGGGCCGCAGTCCCGGCGACCGGCCTTCGGCGACGATGCGGCGGTGGCCGGCGGATTGGTCGGCAGATTCGTGAGGGGAGGGCCGGTCTTCTGCGGGGACGCCATCGCCGACCCGCTCACCGGGCTGGAAGCCGCCCGGGCGGTGCTGGATTCGCTTCATCGCGGCGGCGGCGAGCTGATCGAAGTGGCCATGGCCGCGGTGGCCGCGACCTATGCTGCGGTGCCGACCTGCCCCGCGCGTTCCGACCAGCCGGTGTGTGCGCCGCAGGCTCCCGACGTGGCCGGCGTGGCCGCCGTACTGGGGGCCGACAACGACGCCGTACGCCATCTGGTCGCCGAAAGACGTTGCCTCTCATGCTGA
- a CDS encoding amidohydrolase family protein, producing MLIKRATLLNGTTTDIRAGVRIEEVGQGLHPRPGEGVLDAGGGTVLPGLHDHHVHLHAAAAALDSLSVGPPAVRTRDQLAHALSNAVPGPDGWIRAVGYHESVAGELDRTVLDAVRAHVPVRVQHRSGALWMLNSEALGRVGLAGHPDGRLRSADPWSKALRDPALRRETDLAELSRRITATGVTGVTDATPDLDVEGLVSLMMAHRNGEFRPGIKVLVPGKKILHDDRLDLDALTEWIGDRHRSGQPVAVHCVTAAQLVVTIAALRAAGSHPFDRIEHAAVVPDDNLADLAELGVTVVTQPNFVAERGDQYLAEVPEREQDQLWRVASLLRANIPVALSTDMPFGDGDPWAAMRAAVSRTTPSGEVLNSHECVSARMALTMFLGWSDRPDRPRTVEIGEPGDLCVLSEPPAAALAELNAGLVAATLIRGELVYFAM from the coding sequence ATGCTGATCAAACGGGCCACCCTGTTGAACGGCACGACCACCGACATCCGGGCGGGGGTCCGGATCGAAGAAGTGGGCCAGGGCCTGCACCCGCGGCCGGGGGAGGGCGTGCTCGACGCCGGGGGCGGAACCGTGCTGCCCGGGCTGCACGACCATCACGTGCACCTGCACGCGGCGGCGGCGGCGCTGGACTCGTTGTCCGTCGGGCCGCCCGCGGTTCGAACCCGAGACCAACTGGCACATGCCCTTTCGAACGCGGTGCCCGGTCCCGACGGTTGGATCCGCGCCGTCGGCTACCACGAATCGGTGGCCGGCGAGTTGGACCGGACGGTCCTGGACGCCGTCCGCGCGCACGTTCCGGTGCGGGTCCAGCACCGCAGCGGCGCCCTGTGGATGCTCAATTCCGAAGCGCTGGGGCGGGTGGGGCTCGCCGGTCATCCCGACGGCCGGCTGCGCAGCGCCGATCCCTGGTCAAAGGCGCTGCGGGATCCGGCCTTAAGACGAGAGACAGATCTGGCCGAACTGAGCCGGCGGATCACGGCCACCGGCGTCACCGGGGTCACCGACGCGACTCCCGATCTGGACGTCGAGGGCCTGGTGTCACTGATGATGGCGCACCGTAACGGCGAATTCCGGCCCGGGATAAAGGTTCTGGTGCCCGGCAAGAAGATCCTGCACGACGACCGGCTCGACCTCGATGCCCTGACGGAGTGGATCGGCGACCGGCATCGCTCCGGGCAGCCGGTGGCCGTGCACTGCGTGACCGCGGCACAACTGGTCGTCACGATCGCGGCTCTGCGCGCGGCCGGCAGCCATCCCTTCGATCGCATCGAACATGCCGCGGTGGTGCCCGACGACAACCTGGCCGACCTGGCCGAGCTGGGGGTCACCGTGGTGACGCAGCCCAATTTCGTTGCCGAGCGCGGTGATCAGTACCTGGCCGAGGTCCCGGAGCGGGAACAGGATCAGCTCTGGCGGGTCGCGTCGTTGCTCAGGGCGAACATTCCCGTGGCGCTGTCCACCGATATGCCGTTCGGCGACGGCGATCCGTGGGCCGCGATGCGGGCCGCGGTGTCGCGCACCACACCCAGCGGCGAGGTCCTCAATTCCCACGAATGTGTTTCTGCCAGAATGGCTTTGACGATGTTCCTGGGCTGGTCGGATCGCCCGGACCGGCCGCGCACCGTCGAGATCGGTGAACCGGGGGACCTCTGTGTGCTCTCCGAGCCACCCGCCGCGGCGCTGGCGGAGCTGAACGCAGGTCTGGTGGCCGCGACGCTGATCCGGGGCGAACTCGTCTACTTCGCGATGTGA
- a CDS encoding alpha/beta hydrolase → MPTASKDDLNAGVHPDLRRIARFAPKRLVSPRLLPVMRRASKLMSPGRTPGGVEVVTLPSGTGVRLYRPTGVAEPTAALLWIHGGGYVFGSAKQDDALCLRFCKALDITVASVDYRLAPEFPYPAPLEDCYAALTWLAGLPAVDPARVAIGGASAGGGLAAALALLARDRDEVAPVFQLLVYPMLDDRSSSAPADPNHRLWDPRANHFGWSSYLGGADPAVAVPARRTDLSGLPPAWVGVGTHDLFHDEDIEYARRLVEAGVPCQVERIPGAFHGFDLVAAKLPVSQQFFRMQCDALRPALSGHIAK, encoded by the coding sequence ATGCCGACCGCCTCGAAAGACGACTTGAATGCCGGGGTCCACCCTGACCTGCGACGGATTGCGCGCTTTGCGCCGAAGCGGTTGGTCAGTCCGCGACTGTTACCGGTGATGCGGCGTGCGAGCAAGCTGATGAGCCCGGGACGGACGCCCGGCGGGGTCGAGGTGGTGACGCTGCCGTCGGGCACCGGCGTTCGCCTCTACCGGCCAACGGGCGTCGCCGAGCCGACTGCCGCGCTGTTGTGGATTCACGGCGGCGGATACGTGTTCGGTTCGGCCAAGCAGGACGACGCTCTGTGCCTGCGGTTCTGCAAAGCGCTGGATATCACGGTCGCCTCGGTGGATTACCGGCTGGCTCCCGAGTTTCCCTACCCGGCCCCACTCGAAGACTGCTATGCGGCCCTGACCTGGCTGGCCGGCCTGCCCGCGGTGGATCCGGCCCGGGTCGCGATCGGCGGAGCCAGCGCCGGCGGCGGGCTTGCGGCCGCGCTGGCATTGCTGGCGCGCGACCGCGATGAAGTGGCGCCGGTGTTTCAGCTGCTGGTCTATCCGATGCTGGACGACCGCAGTTCGTCGGCGCCGGCCGACCCCAATCACCGGCTGTGGGATCCGCGCGCCAACCACTTCGGTTGGAGCTCCTATCTCGGTGGCGCCGACCCGGCCGTGGCGGTGCCGGCCCGGCGCACCGACCTCAGCGGGCTGCCGCCGGCGTGGGTAGGGGTAGGTACCCACGACCTGTTTCATGACGAGGACATCGAGTACGCGCGGCGGCTGGTCGAGGCCGGGGTGCCGTGTCAGGTGGAACGGATTCCGGGCGCGTTTCACGGATTCGATCTGGTCGCGGCGAAACTGCCGGTGTCGCAACAGTTTTTCCGGATGCAGTGCGACGCGTTGCGCCCCGCCCTGTCTGGTCACATCGCGAAGTAG
- a CDS encoding SAM-dependent methyltransferase: MLGNLYERALGGERCWIRHDDGEVRPLPAHRWLAAADRAAHDGELASDEAFDEAVAQMCFGPTIELGCGPARLVARLVQRGIPALGIDRSVTAIQLASRGGAPALLGDVFEPLPGTGRWQTVLLVDGNVGLGGDPRRILGRAAELLGRGGRCVAEFDTRAIGIQGRWVRLESGREVGPWFRWASVGVDSAASLAAQVGLTLTGVRMIGGRVIATLAAL, translated from the coding sequence ATGCTGGGAAATCTGTATGAGCGGGCGCTCGGCGGCGAGCGCTGCTGGATCCGCCACGACGACGGTGAGGTGCGTCCGCTGCCGGCCCACCGCTGGCTGGCGGCCGCCGACCGTGCCGCCCACGACGGAGAACTCGCCTCCGACGAGGCATTCGACGAGGCCGTCGCGCAGATGTGCTTCGGCCCGACGATCGAGCTGGGCTGCGGGCCGGCGCGCCTGGTCGCCCGCCTGGTGCAGCGGGGCATCCCGGCACTGGGCATCGACCGCTCGGTGACCGCGATTCAACTCGCCAGCCGCGGCGGCGCTCCGGCCCTGCTGGGCGACGTCTTCGAGCCGCTACCCGGCACCGGGCGCTGGCAGACGGTATTGCTGGTCGACGGCAATGTCGGCCTCGGCGGCGACCCGCGCCGCATCCTGGGCAGGGCCGCGGAGCTACTGGGCCGCGGCGGGCGCTGCGTGGCCGAATTCGATACCCGCGCCATCGGCATCCAGGGCCGTTGGGTCCGGCTGGAGTCCGGACGCGAGGTGGGTCCCTGGTTCCGCTGGGCATCGGTCGGCGTGGACAGCGCCGCCTCGCTTGCGGCGCAAGTTGGACTTACGCTTACCGGCGTGCGGATGATCGGCGGGAGGGTGATCGCAACGCTGGCCGCGTTGTGA
- a CDS encoding molybdopterin-dependent oxidoreductase, translating into MKTPASRFTSPLRGPWLTSVFGLALLVALPIIILTGLLSYIAYGPQLGQAIPADVGWLRLPLFAWPTRPSWLYRLTQGLHVGLGLVIIPVVLAKLWSVIPKLFAWPPARTLAQLIERVSLLLLVGGLLFEIVTGVLNIQYDYIFGFSFYDAHYFGAWVFITGFLMHIALKIPHMVTGLRSLSWREVLRTNVTDTRAQPPDDTGLVAAEPAAPTVSRRGALALVGSGVLLLAVLTVGQTLGGPARSVALLVPRGRGRDFPVNKTASVAGITPEAVGPGWRLTLRGGPADVVLDRAALARLPQRTARLPIACVEGWSTVQTWSGVPLAELAKLAGVPAPESAHVRSLQRGGAFGEAFLQANQVGDPDALLALQVDGADLPLDHGYPARIIVPALPGVHNTKWVTAIDFKRD; encoded by the coding sequence GTGAAAACCCCGGCGAGTCGCTTCACCAGCCCACTGCGCGGCCCCTGGCTGACGTCGGTGTTCGGGTTGGCGCTGCTGGTTGCCCTGCCCATCATCATTCTCACCGGGCTGCTGTCCTACATCGCCTACGGTCCGCAGCTGGGCCAGGCCATTCCCGCCGACGTCGGCTGGCTGCGGCTGCCGCTGTTCGCCTGGCCCACCCGCCCGTCCTGGCTCTACCGGCTGACTCAGGGCCTGCACGTGGGTCTGGGTCTGGTGATCATCCCGGTGGTGCTGGCCAAGCTGTGGTCGGTGATCCCAAAGCTGTTCGCCTGGCCGCCGGCCCGCACGCTCGCCCAGTTGATCGAACGGGTGTCGTTGCTGTTGCTGGTCGGCGGCCTGCTGTTCGAGATCGTCACCGGGGTGCTCAACATCCAGTACGACTACATCTTCGGGTTCAGCTTCTACGACGCGCACTACTTCGGCGCCTGGGTGTTCATCACCGGGTTCCTGATGCACATCGCGCTCAAGATCCCGCACATGGTCACCGGGCTGCGATCGCTGTCGTGGCGAGAAGTGTTGCGCACCAACGTGACCGACACCCGGGCACAACCTCCCGACGACACCGGGCTGGTGGCCGCGGAGCCGGCCGCGCCGACCGTCAGCCGCCGCGGCGCACTCGCCCTGGTCGGCTCCGGCGTCTTGCTGCTCGCGGTGCTGACCGTCGGCCAGACGCTCGGCGGACCCGCCCGCAGCGTCGCCCTGCTGGTTCCCCGGGGGCGAGGCCGGGACTTCCCGGTCAACAAGACCGCGTCCGTCGCCGGCATCACGCCGGAGGCGGTGGGTCCCGGATGGCGATTGACGCTGCGGGGCGGGCCCGCTGACGTGGTGCTGGACCGTGCCGCGCTGGCCAGGCTGCCGCAGCGCACCGCGCGGTTGCCGATCGCCTGCGTCGAAGGCTGGTCGACGGTGCAAACCTGGAGCGGCGTGCCACTGGCGGAGTTGGCGAAGCTGGCCGGGGTGCCGGCGCCGGAGTCGGCACACGTGCGGTCGCTGCAGCGCGGCGGAGCCTTCGGCGAGGCGTTCCTGCAGGCCAACCAGGTCGGCGACCCGGATGCGCTGCTGGCGCTGCAGGTCGACGGCGCGGACCTGCCGCTGGATCACGGTTATCCGGCGCGGATCATCGTTCCTGCCCTGCCCGGTGTGCACAACACCAAGTGGGTCACCGCCATCGACTTCAAGCGGGATTGA
- a CDS encoding alpha/beta hydrolase → MTATGQSKSCVKRMLRAGPADYLLAMSRAGASLPLVGKRLEPLGTIAAMSVWGMRFAPELVSASARGRFAPGSGELRRQERESTNDVSIAALRGTVSPEELDAEWPAANPTPPFWEAMRRSKYLHRRGVHYGDQPVQTLDVWRRKDLPAEPAPVLIFVPGGAWVHGSTQMQGTALMSRLAEQGWVCLAINYRVSPHHRWPRHITDVKTAIAWARANVDRFGGDRSFVAVAGCSAGGHLAALAGLTDDDPNYQAKLPDGADSSVDAVVGIYGRYCWEDRSTPERERFVQFLERIVVQRSIARHPEVFRDASPIARVHRNAPPFLVIHGSRDSVIPVAQARSFVERLRAVSASLVSYVELPGAGHGFDMLDGPRAGAMAHATALFLNQVHRTRTQFAKEVI, encoded by the coding sequence ATGACGGCGACTGGACAGTCCAAATCCTGCGTCAAGAGGATGCTGCGGGCTGGCCCTGCTGACTACCTCCTGGCCATGAGCAGGGCGGGGGCGTCGCTGCCCCTGGTCGGCAAGCGCCTGGAGCCGCTGGGAACCATCGCCGCGATGAGCGTGTGGGGCATGCGCTTCGCCCCCGAACTCGTGTCCGCATCGGCTAGGGGGCGGTTCGCCCCGGGCAGCGGTGAGCTGCGCCGGCAAGAGCGGGAGAGCACCAACGACGTGTCGATCGCAGCCTTGCGCGGGACGGTGTCGCCCGAGGAACTCGACGCCGAGTGGCCCGCCGCCAACCCCACGCCGCCGTTCTGGGAAGCGATGCGCCGCAGCAAGTACCTGCACCGCCGCGGCGTCCACTACGGTGACCAGCCCGTCCAGACGCTCGATGTCTGGCGGCGCAAGGACCTGCCCGCCGAACCCGCACCGGTGCTGATCTTCGTTCCCGGTGGCGCCTGGGTGCACGGCAGCACCCAGATGCAGGGGACCGCGCTGATGTCGCGGCTGGCCGAGCAGGGCTGGGTGTGCCTGGCGATCAACTACCGTGTCTCGCCGCACCACCGCTGGCCCCGGCACATCACCGACGTCAAGACGGCCATCGCCTGGGCGCGCGCCAATGTCGACAGGTTCGGTGGCGACCGCAGCTTCGTCGCGGTGGCCGGTTGTTCGGCGGGCGGGCACCTGGCCGCGCTGGCCGGCCTCACCGACGACGACCCGAACTACCAGGCGAAGCTGCCCGACGGCGCCGACAGCTCGGTGGACGCGGTGGTCGGCATCTACGGCCGCTACTGCTGGGAGGACCGCTCCACACCCGAGCGGGAACGGTTCGTTCAATTCCTGGAGCGGATCGTGGTCCAGCGCTCCATCGCGCGCCACCCGGAAGTCTTCCGTGACGCCTCTCCGATCGCCCGGGTGCACCGAAATGCGCCGCCGTTCCTGGTGATTCACGGCAGCCGGGACAGCGTGATCCCGGTGGCGCAGGCGCGCAGTTTCGTGGAGCGGCTGCGCGCGGTGTCGGCTTCCCTGGTCAGTTACGTGGAATTGCCGGGCGCGGGCCACGGCTTCGACATGCTCGACGGCCCGCGCGCGGGCGCAATGGCGCACGCCACCGCGTTGTTCCTCAACCAGGTGCACCGCACCCGGACACAGTTCGCCAAAGAGGTCATCTAG
- a CDS encoding WS/DGAT/MGAT family O-acyltransferase → MKRLTGWDAVLLYSEAPNVHMHTIKVAVIELDPESRGFTIDAFRQVIAGRMDKLVPLGYQLIDVPYKFHHPMWRENCEVDFTYHIRPWQLPAPGGRRELDEAVGQIASTPLDRAHPLWEMYFVEGLANGRIAVVLKIHHALADGVASANLMAHGMDLMPTPQLSSYTPDPAPTKRELINTAFVDHMRHIKRIPATVRYTAQGIRRVRRSSRKLSPELTMPFTPPPTFMNHMLTPERRFATATLALADVKETGKKLGATINDMVLALSSGALHELLLRYDGEAVPLLASVPVSFNFDPERISGNYFSGMMVALPSDLDDPLERVRAAHDNAVSAKESHQLLGPELISRWAAYWPPSGTEAMFRWLSSRDGQNKVLNLNISNVPGPRERGRVGGALVTEIYSVGPLTAGSGLNITVWSYVDQLNISVLTDGATLNDPHEVTEAMIAEFVEIRRAAGLSEELTVVAEALAQA, encoded by the coding sequence GTGAAGCGGCTCACCGGCTGGGACGCGGTGCTGCTGTACAGCGAAGCGCCGAACGTGCACATGCACACCATCAAGGTCGCCGTCATCGAACTCGATCCGGAGAGCCGCGGTTTTACCATCGACGCGTTCCGTCAGGTCATCGCTGGGCGGATGGACAAGCTGGTCCCGTTGGGCTACCAGCTGATTGACGTCCCCTACAAGTTCCACCACCCGATGTGGCGGGAGAACTGCGAGGTCGACTTCACCTACCACATCCGCCCGTGGCAGCTGCCCGCCCCGGGCGGCCGCCGCGAACTCGACGAGGCCGTCGGGCAGATCGCCAGCACACCGCTGGACCGGGCTCATCCGCTGTGGGAGATGTACTTCGTCGAGGGGCTGGCCAACGGCCGGATCGCGGTGGTGCTCAAGATCCATCACGCGTTGGCCGATGGCGTCGCCTCGGCGAACTTGATGGCGCACGGCATGGATCTCATGCCGACCCCGCAGCTCAGCTCCTACACACCGGATCCGGCGCCCACCAAACGCGAGCTGATCAACACCGCGTTCGTCGACCACATGCGTCACATCAAACGCATTCCCGCAACCGTTCGCTATACCGCGCAAGGCATCCGGCGGGTGCGGCGCAGTTCCCGCAAGCTCTCCCCGGAGCTGACGATGCCGTTCACTCCGCCGCCGACGTTCATGAACCACATGCTCACACCCGAGCGCCGGTTCGCCACCGCGACGCTCGCGCTGGCCGACGTGAAAGAGACCGGGAAGAAGCTCGGCGCCACCATCAACGACATGGTGCTGGCCCTGTCCAGCGGTGCGCTGCACGAGCTGCTGCTGCGTTATGACGGCGAGGCGGTGCCATTGCTGGCGTCGGTGCCGGTCAGTTTCAACTTCGACCCGGAACGAATCTCGGGCAATTACTTCAGCGGCATGATGGTTGCGCTGCCGTCAGACCTGGACGACCCGCTGGAGCGGGTGCGGGCCGCGCACGACAATGCGGTGTCCGCCAAGGAGAGTCATCAGTTGCTCGGACCGGAATTGATCAGCCGCTGGGCCGCGTACTGGCCGCCGTCGGGCACCGAGGCCATGTTCCGCTGGCTGTCCAGCCGCGACGGCCAGAACAAGGTGCTCAACCTCAACATCTCCAATGTCCCGGGTCCCCGTGAACGCGGCCGGGTGGGCGGCGCGCTGGTCACCGAGATCTATTCGGTGGGGCCGCTGACGGCGGGTAGTGGCCTGAACATCACCGTGTGGAGCTACGTCGATCAACTCAACATCTCGGTCCTGACCGACGGTGCGACCTTGAACGACCCGCACGAGGTGACCGAGGCGATGATCGCCGAATTCGTCGAAATACGCAGGGCGGCAGGACTTTCCGAAGAGCTGACGGTCGTCGCCGAGGCGCTGGCCCAGGCCTGA